From Anopheles funestus chromosome 3RL, idAnoFuneDA-416_04, whole genome shotgun sequence, a single genomic window includes:
- the LOC125771773 gene encoding protein argonaute-2 isoform X17 — MGKKKPQNIVLGAIGQQAGPQQQPGPQQQHPEGSQQQQQQHPQGSQQQQRPQQHPEGSQQQKGPKQQPQGSQQQKGSKQHQQGSQQQPQGSQQQKGPQQHQQGSQQQKEPKQHQQGSQQQKGPQQHQQGSQQQKGPQQHQQGSQQQKGPKQHQQGSQQQKGPQQHQQGSQQQKGPKQHQQGSQQPAWHQQQKGPQQQQQAWSQQQPQGSQQQPEQFKRKDKDGQAPKKQPDPTGPTTSEVPRPGSAVHRDASVSSAKSSGSGDGSLRPIEENLQQMRIAKEKIRRTDLRPVLMRSGTQGTRGKKVTVEANFFRLLLDKLKGVAYHYDVAIEPDRPKKFLRGVFAQFCKNSYPGVLFAYDGQKSAYTTRKLSDMKGKVVYQPDDGGRAKEYTVQVKEAAQLDLAVLKTYMNSKDASFAKPMSAIQCLDVVLRCAYENNPNFVRFKRCVYMVPSNSIDIGKGHELWYGLFQSAVLGSRPYINLDVSHKAFPCASPLLKVISDFNRGNLDQLNRWVVDELQTFLKGMDVVYKNPSGITKRMRCNGLRDPANQQMFKMDDGTRLSVADYFARHLNYRLRYPNLPVVHVGSTVRSVYVPAELCDIPGGQALTKNHPEECTRDIIRYAATNTQTRKQKIVGLASQIQYNSCPTLLDFGIGVGKDFEQVPARIIDAPPIEYARNEKIAPRSGVWRAEGKNFLQPSTELSRKSLRWRILNLDGYTNEATVKKFGEMLQQQAIRCNVQMEPFDMGSTYVLVRNPANALRDIGTLLEGIKQANPAITIVILPSRGDAYAKVKQKAELASERIGLLTQCVKGMTVAKKSTDMSTLNNIMLKINAKTNGANHCISQAAVPPLGRGNVMYIGADVTHPLSDDVPSVVGVTALYDTIGFRYNCSVRLQGARDEMIRDLENIVHRQLQLYEQYNKVLPERIMYYRDGVSDGQFSEILTIELQALHAAIARVKPGYKPAVTFIVVQKRHHTRFFPHGNCPSDGKNCNVPPGTVVDSEITLPNRYEFYLVSHAAVQGVAKPTKYVVLYDDSSCNPDHLQALTYNLCHLFARCNRSVSYPAPTYYAHLAAYRGRVYIKDRRINMNNLDAAYRDIQIISSVTDTNPMFFV; from the exons TACTTGGAGCCATTGGGCAGCAAGCAGGACCGCAACAGCAACCAGGACCTCAGCAGCAACATCCGGAAGgttcacagcagcagcagcagcagcatccgcAAGgttcacagcagcagcaaagacCTCAACAACACCCGGAAGGATcgcagcaacaaaaaggacCTAAGCAACAGCCGCAAGGTTCTCAGCAACAAAAAGGATCTAAGCAACACCAGCAAGGTTCGCAGCAACAACCACAGGGTTCTCAGCAACAAAAAGGACCTCAGCAACACCAGCAAGGTTCGCAGCAGCAAAAAGAACCTAAGCAACATCAGCAAGgttcgcaacaacaaaaaggacctcagcaacaccagcaag GTTcgcagcaacaaaaaggacctcagcaacaccagcaaggttcgcagcaacaaaaaggacctaagcaacatcagcaaggttcgcaacaacaaaaaggaccTCAGCAACACCAGCAAG GTTcgcagcaacaaaaaggacCTAAGCAACACCAGCAAGGTTCACAACAGCCAGCATGgcatcagcaacaaaaaggacctcagcaacagcagcaagcaTGGTCTCAGCAACAACCGCAAGGTTCGCAGCAGCAACCTGAGCAGTTCAAGAGAAAAGACAAAGATGGCCAAGCGCCGAAAAAGCAACCAGATCCCACAGGGCCTACTACATCAGAAGTACCACGGCCTGGCAGTGCAGTACACCGTGACGCATCTGTTTCGTCTGCGAAATCCAGCGGCTCCGGCGATGGTTCCCTTCGGCCCATCGAAGAAAATCTGCAACAGATGCGCATCGCGAAGGAAAAGATTCGCCGAACAGACCTGCGACCGGTATTGATGCGCAGCGGAACTCAAGGTACTCGCGGCAAAAAGGTTACGGTAGAAGCCAACTTCTTCCGGCTTCTGCTCGACAAGCTGAAGGGTGTGGCGTACCACTATGATGTGGCAATTGAACCGGATCGGCCAAAGAAGTTTCTGCGCGGAGTATTTGCCCAGTTCTGCAAGAATAGCTATCCGGGTGTATTATTTGCGTACGATGGACAAAAGAGTGCCTACACGACGCGCAAGCTAAGCGACATGAAGGGCAAGGTGGTGTATCAACCAGACGATGGGGGCAGAGCAAAAGAGTACACCGTGCAGGTGAAGGAGGCGGCCCAGCTCGATCTGGCTGTGCTTAAAAC ATACATGAACTCGAAAGATGCCTCGTTCGCCAAACCGATGAGCGCCATTCAGTGTCTGGATGTGGTGTTGCGCTGCGCCTATGAGAACAATCCCAACTTTGTGCGG TTTAAAAGATGCGTGTACATGGTTCCAAGCAATAGCATCGACATCGGCAAAGGACACGAACTGTGGTACGGTTTGTTCCAGTCGGCCGTGCTCGGTTCGCGGCCCTACATCAATTTGGACGTTTCACACAAAGCGTTCCCGTGCGCGTCCCCTCTGCTGAAGGTGATCAGCGACTTCAACCGTGGTAACCTGGATCAACTAAACAGGTGGGTGGTGGACGAGCTGCAAACCTTCCTGAAGGGTATGGACGTGGTTTACAAAAACCCGTCGGGCATTACGAAACGAATGCGATGCAATGGTTTGCGCGACCCTGCCAACCAACAGATGTTCAAAATGGACGATGGGACGCGTCTGTCGGTGGCGGATTATTTCGCCAGACACCTAAACTATCGACTACGCTACCCAAATCTTCCCGTCGTGCATGTCGGTAGTACCGTGCGTTCGGTGTACGTACCGGCCGAACTCTGCGATATACCAGGCGGACAGGCCTTGACCAAAAATCATCCGGAGGAATGTACCCGTGATATAATTCGCTACGCCGCAACCAATACGCAGACACGAAAGCAAAAGATTGTTGGCCTAGCGTCACAGATTCAGTACAACTCATGTCCGACACTGTTGGACTTTGGCATCGGCGTCGGTAAGGATTTCGAGCAGGTGCCGGCGCGCATCATCGATGCCCCACCGATCGAGTATGCGAGGAACGAGAAGATTGCTCCCCGGTCTGGTGTCTGGCGGGCGGAGGGTAAGAACTTTCTTCAACCCAGCACGGAACTGAGCCGAAAGTCGCTGCGCTGGCGTATACTGAACCTGGATGGATACACAAATGAAGCCACGGTGAAGAAGTTCGGAGAAATGTTGCAGCAGCAGGCTATACGATGCAACGTACAGATGGAACCGTTCGACATGGGCAGTACATACGTGTTGGTGCGTAACCCTGCTAATGCTCTGCGCGATATCGGTACACTGCTAGAAGGCATCAAGCAAGCAAATCCTGCGATCACGATTGTAATATTACCAAGTCGTGGTGATGCGTACGCGAAGGTTAAACAGAAGGCAGAGCTAGCCAGTGAGCGTATCGGCTTGCTGACACAGTGTGTAAAGGGTATGACGGTCGCAAAGAAGAGTACCGACATGAGCACTCTCAACAACATCATGTTGAAG ATAAACGCCAAAACAAATGGCGCAAACCACTGCATTTCGCAAGCCGCGGTACCACCATTGGGACGCGGAAATGTCATGTACATCGGTGCGGACGTCACACATCCACTCAGTGACGATGTACCGAGTGTGGTTGGTGTGACAGCGCTGTACGATACGATCGGTTTCCGGTACAATTGCAGCGTTCGGCTGCAAGGTGCGCGGGATGAAATGATCCGAGATCTGGAGAACATTGTGCACCGACAGCTGCAGCTGTACGAACAGTACAACAAAGTACTGCCGGAACGCATCATGTACTATCGCGACGGTGTGTCGGATGGGCAGTTTTCCGAAATTCTCACAATCGAGCTGCAGGCACTGCACGCAGCTATAGCGCGCGTCAAACCCGGCTACAAACCTGCGGTTACCTTCATCGTCGTGCAGAAGCGCCATCATACGCGATTCTTCCCACACGGTAACTGCCCGTCAGATGGCAAAAACTGTAATGTACCACCTGGTACGGTCGTCGACAGCGAGATCACGTTGCCGAATCGTTACGAATTCTATCTCGTGAGCCATGCGGCCGTGCAGGGTGTTGCCAAACCGACCAAGTACGTCGTGCTCTATGATGATTCATCCTGTAATCCGGATCACCTGCAAGCATTGACTTACAATCTGTGTCATCTGTTTGCACGGTGCAACCGGTCGGTTTCCTATCCGGCACCGACCTATTATGCCCATCTGGCGGCATACCGTGGTCGAGTGTACATTAAAGA TCGGCGCATTAACATGAATAATTTGGATGCAGCTTACCGGGACATTCAAATTATTTCCAGCGTCACTGATACTAATCCCATGTTCTTCGTAtaa
- the LOC125771773 gene encoding protein argonaute-2 isoform X22 yields the protein MGKKKPQNIVLGAIGQQAGPQQQPGPQQQHPEGSQQQQQQHPQGSQQQQRPQQHPEGSQQQKGPKQQPQGSQQQKGSKQHQQGSQQQPQGSQQQKGPQQHQQGSQQQKGPQQHQQGSQQQKGPKQHQQGSQQPAWPQQQKGPQQQQQGSQQPAWPQQHPQGSQQQKGPKQHQQGSQQPAWHQQQKGPQQQQQAWSQQQPQGSQQQPEQFKRKDKDGQAPKKQPDPTGPTTSEVPRPGSAVHRDASVSSAKSSGSGDGSLRPIEENLQQMRIAKEKIRRTDLRPVLMRSGTQGTRGKKVTVEANFFRLLLDKLKGVAYHYDVAIEPDRPKKFLRGVFAQFCKNSYPGVLFAYDGQKSAYTTRKLSDMKGKVVYQPDDGGRAKEYTVQVKEAAQLDLAVLKTYMNSKDASFAKPMSAIQCLDVVLRCAYENNPNFVRFKRCVYMVPSNSIDIGKGHELWYGLFQSAVLGSRPYINLDVSHKAFPCASPLLKVISDFNRGNLDQLNRWVVDELQTFLKGMDVVYKNPSGITKRMRCNGLRDPANQQMFKMDDGTRLSVADYFARHLNYRLRYPNLPVVHVGSTVRSVYVPAELCDIPGGQALTKNHPEECTRDIIRYAATNTQTRKQKIVGLASQIQYNSCPTLLDFGIGVGKDFEQVPARIIDAPPIEYARNEKIAPRSGVWRAEGKNFLQPSTELSRKSLRWRILNLDGYTNEATVKKFGEMLQQQAIRCNVQMEPFDMGSTYVLVRNPANALRDIGTLLEGIKQANPAITIVILPSRGDAYAKVKQKAELASERIGLLTQCVKGMTVAKKSTDMSTLNNIMLKINAKTNGANHCISQAAVPPLGRGNVMYIGADVTHPLSDDVPSVVGVTALYDTIGFRYNCSVRLQGARDEMIRDLENIVHRQLQLYEQYNKVLPERIMYYRDGVSDGQFSEILTIELQALHAAIARVKPGYKPAVTFIVVQKRHHTRFFPHGNCPSDGKNCNVPPGTVVDSEITLPNRYEFYLVSHAAVQGVAKPTKYVVLYDDSSCNPDHLQALTYNLCHLFARCNRSVSYPAPTYYAHLAAYRGRVYIKDRRINMNNLDAAYRDIQIISSVTDTNPMFFV from the exons TACTTGGAGCCATTGGGCAGCAAGCAGGACCGCAACAGCAACCAGGACCTCAGCAGCAACATCCGGAAGgttcacagcagcagcagcagcagcatccgcAAGgttcacagcagcagcaaagacCTCAACAACACCCGGAAGGATcgcagcaacaaaaaggacCTAAGCAACAGCCGCAAGGTTCTCAGCAACAAAAAGGATCTAAGCAACACCAGCAAGGTTCGCAGCAACAACCACAGGGTTCTCAGCAACAAAAAGGACCTCAGCAACACCAGCAAG gttcgcaacaacaaaaaggacctcagcaacaccagcaaggttcgcagcaacaaaaaggacCTAAGCAACACCAGCAAG gtTCACAGCAGCCAGCATGGCCTCAGCAACAAAAAGGAcctcagcaacagcagcaaggtTCACAGCAGCCAGCATGGCCTCAGCAACATCCGCAAGGTTcgcagcaacaaaaaggacCTAAGCAACACCAGCAAGGTTCACAACAGCCAGCATGgcatcagcaacaaaaaggacctcagcaacagcagcaagcaTGGTCTCAGCAACAACCGCAAGGTTCGCAGCAGCAACCTGAGCAGTTCAAGAGAAAAGACAAAGATGGCCAAGCGCCGAAAAAGCAACCAGATCCCACAGGGCCTACTACATCAGAAGTACCACGGCCTGGCAGTGCAGTACACCGTGACGCATCTGTTTCGTCTGCGAAATCCAGCGGCTCCGGCGATGGTTCCCTTCGGCCCATCGAAGAAAATCTGCAACAGATGCGCATCGCGAAGGAAAAGATTCGCCGAACAGACCTGCGACCGGTATTGATGCGCAGCGGAACTCAAGGTACTCGCGGCAAAAAGGTTACGGTAGAAGCCAACTTCTTCCGGCTTCTGCTCGACAAGCTGAAGGGTGTGGCGTACCACTATGATGTGGCAATTGAACCGGATCGGCCAAAGAAGTTTCTGCGCGGAGTATTTGCCCAGTTCTGCAAGAATAGCTATCCGGGTGTATTATTTGCGTACGATGGACAAAAGAGTGCCTACACGACGCGCAAGCTAAGCGACATGAAGGGCAAGGTGGTGTATCAACCAGACGATGGGGGCAGAGCAAAAGAGTACACCGTGCAGGTGAAGGAGGCGGCCCAGCTCGATCTGGCTGTGCTTAAAAC ATACATGAACTCGAAAGATGCCTCGTTCGCCAAACCGATGAGCGCCATTCAGTGTCTGGATGTGGTGTTGCGCTGCGCCTATGAGAACAATCCCAACTTTGTGCGG TTTAAAAGATGCGTGTACATGGTTCCAAGCAATAGCATCGACATCGGCAAAGGACACGAACTGTGGTACGGTTTGTTCCAGTCGGCCGTGCTCGGTTCGCGGCCCTACATCAATTTGGACGTTTCACACAAAGCGTTCCCGTGCGCGTCCCCTCTGCTGAAGGTGATCAGCGACTTCAACCGTGGTAACCTGGATCAACTAAACAGGTGGGTGGTGGACGAGCTGCAAACCTTCCTGAAGGGTATGGACGTGGTTTACAAAAACCCGTCGGGCATTACGAAACGAATGCGATGCAATGGTTTGCGCGACCCTGCCAACCAACAGATGTTCAAAATGGACGATGGGACGCGTCTGTCGGTGGCGGATTATTTCGCCAGACACCTAAACTATCGACTACGCTACCCAAATCTTCCCGTCGTGCATGTCGGTAGTACCGTGCGTTCGGTGTACGTACCGGCCGAACTCTGCGATATACCAGGCGGACAGGCCTTGACCAAAAATCATCCGGAGGAATGTACCCGTGATATAATTCGCTACGCCGCAACCAATACGCAGACACGAAAGCAAAAGATTGTTGGCCTAGCGTCACAGATTCAGTACAACTCATGTCCGACACTGTTGGACTTTGGCATCGGCGTCGGTAAGGATTTCGAGCAGGTGCCGGCGCGCATCATCGATGCCCCACCGATCGAGTATGCGAGGAACGAGAAGATTGCTCCCCGGTCTGGTGTCTGGCGGGCGGAGGGTAAGAACTTTCTTCAACCCAGCACGGAACTGAGCCGAAAGTCGCTGCGCTGGCGTATACTGAACCTGGATGGATACACAAATGAAGCCACGGTGAAGAAGTTCGGAGAAATGTTGCAGCAGCAGGCTATACGATGCAACGTACAGATGGAACCGTTCGACATGGGCAGTACATACGTGTTGGTGCGTAACCCTGCTAATGCTCTGCGCGATATCGGTACACTGCTAGAAGGCATCAAGCAAGCAAATCCTGCGATCACGATTGTAATATTACCAAGTCGTGGTGATGCGTACGCGAAGGTTAAACAGAAGGCAGAGCTAGCCAGTGAGCGTATCGGCTTGCTGACACAGTGTGTAAAGGGTATGACGGTCGCAAAGAAGAGTACCGACATGAGCACTCTCAACAACATCATGTTGAAG ATAAACGCCAAAACAAATGGCGCAAACCACTGCATTTCGCAAGCCGCGGTACCACCATTGGGACGCGGAAATGTCATGTACATCGGTGCGGACGTCACACATCCACTCAGTGACGATGTACCGAGTGTGGTTGGTGTGACAGCGCTGTACGATACGATCGGTTTCCGGTACAATTGCAGCGTTCGGCTGCAAGGTGCGCGGGATGAAATGATCCGAGATCTGGAGAACATTGTGCACCGACAGCTGCAGCTGTACGAACAGTACAACAAAGTACTGCCGGAACGCATCATGTACTATCGCGACGGTGTGTCGGATGGGCAGTTTTCCGAAATTCTCACAATCGAGCTGCAGGCACTGCACGCAGCTATAGCGCGCGTCAAACCCGGCTACAAACCTGCGGTTACCTTCATCGTCGTGCAGAAGCGCCATCATACGCGATTCTTCCCACACGGTAACTGCCCGTCAGATGGCAAAAACTGTAATGTACCACCTGGTACGGTCGTCGACAGCGAGATCACGTTGCCGAATCGTTACGAATTCTATCTCGTGAGCCATGCGGCCGTGCAGGGTGTTGCCAAACCGACCAAGTACGTCGTGCTCTATGATGATTCATCCTGTAATCCGGATCACCTGCAAGCATTGACTTACAATCTGTGTCATCTGTTTGCACGGTGCAACCGGTCGGTTTCCTATCCGGCACCGACCTATTATGCCCATCTGGCGGCATACCGTGGTCGAGTGTACATTAAAGA TCGGCGCATTAACATGAATAATTTGGATGCAGCTTACCGGGACATTCAAATTATTTCCAGCGTCACTGATACTAATCCCATGTTCTTCGTAtaa